One Ilumatobacter coccineus YM16-304 genomic window, CGGGTCTCGGCAGGGTCGATCACCGCGTCGATGAAACCCCGCTCGGCAGCGACATAGGGGTTGAGCAGGCGCTCGGTGTAGTCGGCCTCGAACGCCGCCTTCTCCTCGGGGGTCGCCCGTCGAGCCAGGATGGCCGCCGCTTGCCCGGCGCCCATGACCGCGATCTCCGCCCACGGCCAAGCAAGACACAGGTCGTTACCCATCGTCTTGGAGTCCATGACGATGTACGCACCGCCGTAGCTCTTGCGCAGGATGATGCAGATACGCGGCACGGTCGCTCGGGCGTAGGCGTACACCAACTGCGCACCGTGGCGAATCATGCCGCGCCACTCGAGGTCTTTGCCGGGGTAGAAGCCCGGCGTGTCGACCAGCGTGATGATCGGCAGGTTGAACGCATCGCAGAACGCGACGAAACGAGCCGACTTCTGCGACGCCGGGATGTCGAGTGTGCCGGCGAGCGACATCGGTTGGTTGGCGACGATGCCGACCGGTCGACCGTCGATGGTCGCGAACGCGGTGACGACGTTGGCCGCCCAGCGATCACGCAGCTCGAGCAGGGAATCCTCGTCGACGATCTCGGCGGCGACCTTGCGGACGTCGTAGCTGCCGGTGGACGACTCGGGGATCTGCGCTCCGGCTTCGGGGCACGGCCGATCGGCCGGGTCGAACAGCGGCCAGCGAGGGGGTTCCTCGTCGACGTTGTTCGGCAGGTACGTGAGCAGTTCTTCGGCCGCGGCGATGGCCGCTTCGCGGTCGGGCACGACCGACGTGGCGACGCCGGTGTAGCGGGCGTGGTTCGAGGCGCCGCCGAGTTCGTCGCTGGTGATGGCGACGCCGGTGAACTGTTCGACCATCGTCGGGCCCTGCACGAACGCCGCGCTGCGCTCGGTCATGATCGTGAAGTCGGCGATGCCGAGCAGGAGCGCCGAGCCCGACACCGCCGGTCCGTCGACGACCATGATCGTCGGGATGATGCCGGAACAGGCGGTCAACGCCGCGGCGACGCGACCCCAGCCGTGCAGCGCCGGAACGCCTTCGACGATGTCGGCGCCGCTCGACGCCATGACGACGACCAACGGCACCCGCTGATCGAGCGCCGCTCGGATACCGCGCTCGAGTTGCGTCGAGGTGCCCGACGACATCGAGATGTTGGAATCATCGTTGTCTTCGAACTCGACCCAGATCACGGTTCGCTCGCCGAGATCGGAGTCGCTCTCGAGGGAGCGGACTTCGCTCTGCGCCCGACTCGGGACGAATCGGTTGAGTCCGAATGCTTCTTGCGGTTCGACGAGGGACATCGACGGCAACCGTAGTGCCTGTTCGGCCACGCGCCAGCGTGCCCGGCGCCGAAGCGCGTCGGGTCAGGCTCTCGTCGACAGGGGAGCGGCCGTCTCGAGGTGGACGCCGGGCTGGAGCTCGCCTTCGGCTTCGATCACCGAGCGGAGCGTGTTGAGCGTTGCGAGCGTCGGCGCGCTGGCGCTCGGACGACGGCGACGCACCGAGGCGACGACGCGTCGGGGCAAGCCAGGCACGTTGATGCGGCGGAACGATCCGGTCAGCCAGGTCGGGATCGCCGTTGCGGGGACGATCGCCGCGCCGAATCCGTCGATCGCCAGCGATGCCATCAGGCGGGCGCCGTCGATCTCGGCCTGCGGACGCAGATGGATGCGGTTCGCTGCGGCCGATCGTTCGAGCACGCGACGCAGCGCGGAGCCCGTCGGGGGCAGCAGGAGCGACATGTCGTCGAGTTCGGTGATCTCGACGGTGTCGCGGTCGGCGAGTAGATGCGTGTCGGCGACGAGCAGGATGAGATCTTCGGCGAAGAGCGGCTCGACCACGAGCTCGGGATCGTCGATCGGGAGGTGCACGATCGCCGCGTTGAGCTCGCCCGACACCACGTTCGGCACCAGCGACGAGGTGGAGCCCTCCTGGACGATCGTGCGGACGTTCGGGTGGTCGTGCGACAACTGATTGAGCAGCGCCGGCATCAGCCAACGGGCGGTGGTGCCGATGACGCCGACACGGGCCTGACCCGACACGTTGGCGTGCCGACTGGTCATGTCGGCGGCGATGTCGTCGATTTCGTTGAGGACCCGGCGGGCTCGTTCGACGACTCTGGCGCCGTCTTCGGTGAGGCCGCCGTGCACTCGGTCGACGAGGCTCACGCCCAGTTCCTTCTCGAGCCTCGACACGTGCGCCGAGACGTTGGACTGCACGGTGTAGAGGGCTCGGGCAGCCGCCGAGAACGTACCGTGATCGGCGATTGCGACGATCGCAGACAACTGGCGGACATCCATCTCTAAAAACGATAGCAAGTATCTTCAAGTTCTGCTTGTCAGATGCCTTCGGGCAGTGCATACTTGTCCATGAGCTTGTGATTCCGATCACTAACTCCACATATCGCAGTGACAACACCCCCCATGTTGCACTCGAGAGGCATCCACATTCCGATCCCCCATCGGAGGATGTCCTCAGGTCGAGAGGCCCTGATCTTCGGATCGGGGCCTTTCCCGTTTTCGTCACGTGTGGGACGCTCCGAGTCGGTCGCTTCGCTCCCTGTCGCTCCCGCGGGTCGATGATGGCGCGAGGTCCGGCATCACTCGGGTGTCGCGCGGGTGATCTCTGTTCCGACGTCATGTCTGGGGCGCTCCGAGTCGGTCGCTTCGCTCCCTGTCGCTTGGGCTCGCTGCGCTCGACGTGACGTCGGCGGAACGGGCTGCTGCTGCGGGTCTCGGTGGTTTCTCTCGGACCTGGTCAAGGGAATCGGGGTCTGTCTGGGACGTGGGTGGCTCGTCTAGGTTGGCCTGGTGACTACTCGGGGTGCTGCTTTCTTTGATCTGGATCGGACGTTGTTGGCGGGGGCGTCGGGCGAGGTGTTCTCCCGGGTCATGCATCGGGCCGGCCTGTCCTCGGGGCCGTTCCCCGGCGAGAAGCTGCTGTTCGGGCTGTTCAACACGATCGGCGAGACGCTGCCGTCGATGGCACTCGCTCGCCAGGCGGTCAACCTCGCCAAGGGCCGCTCCCAACGCGTCGTGCACGAGGCGGCGGAGTCGGCCGTCCCCGAGCTGCTCGCGCTCGTGCAGCCATTCGCCGAGCAGGCTTTTCGGTCGCACCGCGACGCCGGGCGGCCGATCGTGCTGGCCACCACCACGCCGTACGACATGGTCAAGCCGTTCGCCGACGCCCTCGGCCTCGACGACGTCGTCGCCACCCGGTACTCCACCGACGGCGACGGCAACTACGACGGAACGCTCGACGGGCCATTCGTCTGGTCGGCCGGGAAACTCGACGGCATCCGCGCCTGGGCCGACGCCCACGACGTGGCACTCGACGAGAGCTGGGCATACTCCGACAGCTACTACGACGCCCCGATGCTCGACGCGGTCGGCAACCCCGTCGTGGTCAATCCCGACCCCCGCATGGTGCTCATGGCAGCAGCTCGCCGATGGCCCACGCTCAGCCTCGACGTGTCGCCCGGCGTCGTCAAGATCCCCGTCGTCGGCCTCGAAGTGCAAGAGCTCGCCATGCGCTTCGCCAAGCCTGCCGCCTACCCGTACGCGCGATTCGAGTTCGCGCACGTCGATCGCATCCCCGCCACCGGGCCGGCCATCCTCGTGGCCAACCACCGGAGCTACTTCGACGTCGCTGCGATGTCGCTCGTGATCGCCAAGAGCGGTCGACCGGCGCGGTTCCTCGGCAAGAAGGAAGTGTTCGACGCTCCGATCGTCGGTCAGATCGCCGCAGCCATGGGCGGCATCAGAGTCGACCGGGCCACCGGATCCGACGAGCCACTCGAAGCCGCCGCCGAAGCACTCGCCGGCGGCGAGATGGTGGCGATGATGCCCGAGGGCACGATCCCTCGCGGCCCAGCGTTCTTCGAACCGAAGCTGCGCGGCCGCTGGGGTGCCGCCCGCCTCGCGCAGATGACCGGCGCACCCGTCGTGCCGGTCGGAATGTGGGGCACCGAGAAGGTCTGGCCGCGCTCGAAGCGGCTGCCGAACATGCTCGCACTCACCAATCCGCCCACCGTGAGCATCAGCGTCGGGCCGGAGGTGACGCTCAAGCACAAGTCGCTCGACGCCGACACGAAGCGCATCATGAAGGCGATCTCGGCGCAGCTCCCCGACGAAGCGCGCACGAAACGAACACCCACGCGCGAACAGCTCGTGGCGACGTTCCCTCCCGGCTACAAAGGCGATCCCGAGCAGGAGTACGTACGCCGCCCCGGCGAGGACTGACCAGCAACGGACCCGACGGCAGGGGAGCGGCCGGGCACATCCGATTGGCTTGGCTCGCGCCGCCACGTCAGGCAGGATGCAGGCATGTCGAAACTGCCCGCACCGGCCGACCTGCTGCCGCACCGCCCGCCGTTCCTGCTCGTCGACGAACTCGTCGCGCTCGATCCACCCGAGTCGGCGACCGGCATCTGGCGGCTCACCGGAGACGAGTACTTCTTCCCCGGGCACTTTCCCGGCCGCCCGACGCTGCCGGGCGTGCTGATGTGCGAGGCGATCGCTCAGGTCGGGGCGTGCGCCGTGCTGGCTTCGGAGGCCCACGCCGGCAAGCTGCCGCTGTTCGGCGGGCTCGACAAGGCCCGGTTCCGACGCCAGGTCGTGCCCGGCGACGAACTGCTCATCGAAGTCGAGCTCGGCCGGCTCTCGGCGCGCGCCGGCAAGGGCAGCGGACGTGTCACCGTCGACGGTGAGCTCGCCACCAGTTGCGACCTGATGTTCGTGTTCGCCGACGCGTGAGCTACGACGTCGTCCTCTTCGATTTCGACCACACCCTGCTCGACTCCGACGCATCGCTCGCCGGTGCGTTCGAACAGTCGATGCGGTCGGCTGGAGTCGTCGACGCGGCGGCGATCGCCGGGCACTACGCCGACTTCGACCGCATCAACCAGGCGCTGTGGCGCCAGGTCGAAGCGCAACAGATCAGCCCGAACGACGTGAAGGTCCGCCGCTTCGAGCAACTCATCGAGGTGCTCGAACTCGACGCCGATGCACACGAGATGGCCGACGCATTCGTCGAGGGCCTCGTCGCCTGTGGCGAACTGTTCGACGGCGCGATCGACCTGCTCGACGATCTTGCTGCTCGCAGCCGTCTCGGCATGGTCACCAACGGCATCGGCCGCGTGCAGCGCGGTCGCCTCGCTCGGCTCGGGCTGAGTGACCACTTCGACGCCGTCGTGATCAGCGGTGAAGTGGGCGCCAGCAAGCCGGGGCCGGCGATCTTCGACGTCACGTTCGAAGCGATGGGGGTGAGCGACCGGTCGAGTGTGCTGATGGTCGGCGACAGCCTGCCGAGCGACATCCTGGGCGCTGCGAACGCCGGGATCGCCAGCGCCTGGTTCAACCCGATGGGGCACCAGGCCAACCCCGACATTCCCGCCACGCACGAGGTGCGCGACCTACCGGAGATCAGCCCACTCGTCTGACGCCCGTGTTTCCTTCGGACCAGGTCCGAAGGAAACACGGGTCGGTCAGGACGTGGTCAGGCCGGTGGAGCGATGACGATGGAGCCGTTGTGGCCGCCGAACCCGAAGTTGTTCGAGATCGTGGGGCCGGGCTCCCAGCCGCGCGCCGCACCCGTGACGAGATCGATGGACATCTCGGGGTCGGCTTCCGTCGTGTTGGCCGTCGGCGGGATCTGACGCTTCTCGAACGACAGCAGCACCGCTGCGGCCTCGAGGGCGCCCGCTGCACCGAGCGCGTGGCCGGTGACCCCCTTGGTCGACACCACCGGAACCGCTCGCTCTCCGAACACCGTGGTGATCGCGTCGGCTTCGGCAGCGTCGTTCAACGGCGTCGAGGTGCCGTGCGCATTGACCTGCTTGATGTCGCCAGGCTGCAAGCCGGCTTCGTCGAGCGCCTGATGCATGCACGAGATCGCGCCACGTCCGCCGGGTGCGGGAGCGGTGATGTGGTGAGCGTCGGCGTTGCTCGCACCGCCCATGACCTCGCCGAGGATCGTCGCACCACGCGCTTCGGCGATGCTCCACTCCTCGAGGATGAACACGGCCGCGCCTTCGCCCATGACGAAACCGTCACGGTCGGCGGCGAACGGCATGCTGACACCGGACGACGACAGCGCCGTCATGTTGCGGAAGCCGGCGAGCGACGTCGCCGTGCCCGCACTCTCGGAGCCACCGCTCGCCGCGGCGTCGATGATGCCCCACTTGATGAGGCGTGCGGCGTAGTTGAGCGCGTGCGTTCCGGCAGCACACGCGGTCGTGATCGTCTCGCTCTGTCCCTGCAGGTTGTACCGCATCGACACGGCCGCGCCCGAGGCGTTGGCCATCATCATGGGCACCAAGAACGGCGAGACGCGTCGCTCACCCTTCTCGTGCAGCGTCAACACCTGCGCTTCAAGCGTGTGGAGTCCGCCGATGCCGGTGCCGAAGATCGTGCCGAAACGGCCCGGCTCGACGCCGATGGCATCGACGCCACCGGCCTGCTCGAACGCCTCGGCGGACGCGGCGAGCGCGAACTGCTCGACGCGGTCAGCACGGCGAGCATCCTTGGCGTTGTCGAAGTACGGAGCCGGGTCCCAGTCGGTCAGCTCGATGTGCTGGCCGCCGGTGGCGCCCGGCCCGTTGAGGCCGGACCAGTAGTTCTCCGTGCCGATGCCTGCCGGCGCGACGACACCGAATCCGGTGATCGCGACCCGCCGAGACCCGGTCGAGCCGCTCGACATCAGACTTTCGCAGCGACGAGGTCGTAGGCGGACTGAACGGTCTCGACGCCTTCGAGTTCTTCTTCCGGCACCTCGATGTCGAACTCTTCTTCGAGTGCCATGACGAGTTCGACGAGGTCGAGGCTGTCGGCGTCGAGATCGTCACCGAACTTCGCGTCGGGAACGACGGCGCTCTCTTCGACCGAGAGCACCTCGACGGCGCACTTGCGGAAGCGGGCGAACAGTTCTTCGTTGTTTTCGGTACTCATTGGAGTTCTCCAGTGTTTGGCTTGAGGTGGATTGTAGAGGGTGGAACCTGGTGACTCGCGGTGCTCGGCACCAGGGGCGATGTCGGTACCGGTCGCGGCGCGTCAGTGACCCATGCCCAGGCCGCCGTCGACGGGAATGACAGCGCCGGTGATGTAGGCCGCGTCGGGCCCGGCGAGGAAACTGACCACGCCGGCGATCTCGTCGGGGGTGGCCATGCGAGCGAGCGGCACGGCCGCGGTGATGCCTGCGAGTTGGTCGTCGCTCAGTGCTGCGGTCATGTCGGTCTCGACCGGCCCCGGAGCGACGACGTTGACGGTGATCGAACGCGAACCGAGCTCGCGAGCCAACGATCGGGCGAAGCCGACCAGACCCGCTTTCGACGCCGAGTAGTTCGACTGCCCGGCCTGGCCGAGCATGCCGACGACCGACGACATCAGGATGATGCGACCCGACCGTGCTTTGAGCATGGCCTTCGCCGCCCGCTTGGTGACGCGGTACGACGCAGTGAGGTTGGCGTCGAGGACGGTGGCGAAGTCGTCTTCCGACATGCGCAGCAACAGGCCGTCTTTGGTGACGCCGGCATTCGACACGAGGACCTCGACCGGGCCGCCGAAGTGCTCCTCGACCGCAGCGAACGCGGCGTCGACCTTTGCGGTGTCGGTGACGTCGCACTTGACGCCGAAGAAGCCGTCGGGCGGGGGAGAGGAGTTGTAGGTCACGGCCACGCGGTCGCCCTCGGCGGCGAACCGGTGGGCGCATGCCAGGCCGATCCCGCGCGAGCCGCCGGTGATGAGGACGACACGCCCTGTGGTTGATTCGGTCATGATCGTGCCTCCGTCATGCTGGGAGTTCTGTCGCGTCGGGCATCCATCGGACGACCGCACTGGCCGCCGTCATGCCCGCACCGAAACCGACGAAGAGGATGAGGTCGCCGGGGTCGACACGACCCTCGTCGAGTGCTTCGGCGAGGGCCATCGGCACGGACGCCGCCGACGTGTTGCCGGTGCGGTGCAGGTTGACCATCGCCTTCTCTTCGGGGATGCCGATGCGTTCCATCGCCGCGCTGATGATGCGGATGTTTGCCTGGTGCGGGATGACGAGCTTGATGTCGTCGGGCGACACGCCGGCGGCCTCCATCGACTTGTTGCCCGAGTCGACCATGATCCGCACGGCTCGACGAAAGACCTCGCGGCCTTCCATCTCGAGCGTGCCACCGATCTCGCAGTAGAGCGCGCTCTCGGCTTCGCCGATCGAGTCGAGGTCCCATCCGAGCAGTTGGCCGGGGCCTTCGACCGCTTCGAACACGGCCGCGCCCGATCCGTTGCCGAAGAGGATGCCCGTGTTGCGGTCGGTGTAGTCGGTGATCCGGTCGAGCGTGTCGGTGCCGATGACGAGCACCTTGCGTGCGCCCATCGCGATGAGGCCGTGCGCGTTGACGAGTCCGTAGACCCAGCCCGAACACGCCGCGTTGAGGTCGGAGGCGCCGCAACTCAATCCAAGGCCGAGTTGCACGCTCGATGCGGTGGCGGGCACGTGCCGATCGGGGGTGGTGGTCGCGAGGATCAGCGCGTCGATCTCGGACGGGTCGACACCAGCCATCTCGAGTGCCGCCCGACCCGACTGGATCGAGAGCTCGGACGTGGAGCCGCCGACGTGGCGCTCGTGGATGCCGGTGCGTTCACGGATCCACTCGTCGTTGGTGTCCATGGTCTTCTCGAGGTCGGCGTTGGTCACCACCTTCTCGGGGAGGAACGCTCCCCAACCGGTGATGACCGCTCCTCGAACTCCGGGTGGAATGGCGGGCATTGCTCGACTCCTCGTCGTCCGATGTTCTCAGTGCGTGCGCAGCCAGGCGATGGGCTGGCGCATGGTGACGCGCTCGGTGTCGACGGCGATGAAGCTCTGGAGCACTCCGGCGAACGGTGAGCGGACCTCGTTGTCGCCGACGTGGCCGATGATCGACCCGACGTCGATGCTGGTGCCTTCGCCCATGTCGGCGATCGGCGTGAAGATCCCGGCTGCGGGGCTCACCACGAGTCGCTCGGCGGCGAACAGGTGCTCGCCGTCGAGTTCGGGAAGCGCCGGGGTGGCCGATCCGGCGTCGACCCAGTCGAGCAGTTTGTCGAGGTCGTCGGGTGTGGCGACCGAGATCGTGCGGCACCCGTCGACGGTGCGTTTGGCCATGCCGGTGAGCACGCCACCGGGTCCGAGTTCGGCGAAGTCGGACACGCCGGCGTCGGCCAGCGCGAGGAGGCTGTGCTTCCACCGCACGGGGCTCGACAGTTGCGCCGACAGCAGACTCGACCATTCCGAACCGCGGTCGTGCGGGGCGGCGTCGACATTGGAGACGACCGGGATGTCGGTGTCTCGGGGCTCGGCAGCGGCGATGGCGTCGCGCAGACGGTCGCGAGCAGCGGTCATGAAGGGCGTGTGGAACGCTCCCGAGACGGGCAGTCCCATGACGCGCTTCGCGCCGAGCTCCTTGGCGTGCGCCGACGCGGCGTCGACGCCTTCGGGCGACCCGGCGATGACGACCTGGCCGGGGGCGTTGTAGTTGGCGACCCAGACATCGGCGTCGGCGAGGTTGCAGGCGACGCCGACCTGATCGTCGTCGAGCCCGAGCACGGCCGCCATCGTGCCGGGACGAGCGAGGCCGGCGTCGTGCATCGCTGCAGCGCGTGCGCTGACCAGACGGACGCCGTCGTCGAACCCGAGCGCGCCCGTGGCGGTGAGCGCCGTGTACTCGCCGAGGCTGTGACCGGCGCAGAAACTGGCGTCGATGCCGATGCGCTGGACGGCGTCGAGCACCATCAGGCTGGACACGAACGTGGTGAGCTGAGCGTTGCGAGTGTCTTTCAACTCGTCGGCGTCGGCGTCGCAGAGCAGCGCACCGACGTCGCGGCCGGCCACCTCGCTTGCTTCGTCGACGAGCTCCCAGCTCTCGTGTTCTTGCCAGGGGCGCCCCATCCCGGGCCGTTGTGATCCCTGTCCGGGAAAGGTGAATGCGAGCATCACCGGCGAATCTAGACGAGTCGACACCCAAGAAAATCCTTACCGATGGGTAACTCTGCTGAGCCCCACGTCACGATCACTTCCGCGATCTCTGCTGCGATCTGTTCCTGGCGCCGATCGTCCTCGCGAGTCTGCGACGTGGACCGATAACATCGGGAAGCTCACGCCCCGGTAGCCCAATTGGCAGAGGCAACGGTCTCAAACACCGTCCAGTGTCGGTTCAAGTCCGACCCGGGGTACACAGCGAATCCAGCGCCCGCTGGCCGTCGACCGCTCACCCCGAGCACGAGTCGACCCGCCCGCCGCCACACCGCCACCGGTGTCGCCCGCCCCATCCTGCGCCGGCCCGAGGATGATTCCTGCCCAGGCAAATTGTCGTCGCGTGAGGATGATTTTTGCCCAGGCCGATTGTCGTCGCGTGGGGGTGATTTTTGCCCAGGCCAAATGTGGTCGCGTGGGGGTGACTTTTGGCCAGGCTCGATGTGGTCGCTGCGTGGGGAGGGGAGTGGATCTGGGATGCTCGGGGGATGGCAGCAGCGTTCGATCCGACCATCGGCAGGAAGACCTGGCGTTCGCTCGAGGCGTACCACGGGGCGATCTACTTCGCTCCCGAAGCCGCCGAGGCGTACGCCGCGGTCGGTGTCGACGACCGCATGACCGGCTACTTCGCGTCGCGCTCCGCGGCGATGGGTGCCGTGACCGCCGACGTCGTGATCGCCACCTTCTACAACTTCAACCACGACCTGATCCGCCGCAGCATGGCCGACGTGTGGAACGTGGTGACGCCCACCGACCTCGTCGCCGCTCGATTCCGGGCCGCCGATGCGATGATCCGTCGTCTCGTCGACGCAGCGGACCTCGACTCGGCCGAGATGCGACGAGCTGCGACCATTGCTCGTCGTGCCGCCGAGGCCGCGTGTGAACAGCCGCACGGACGCCCGCTGTTCGCCGCCAACGCCGGACTCGACTGGCCCGACGAACCGCACATGGTGCTCTGGCACGCCCAGACCCTGCTGCGCGAATTTCGCGGCGACGGGCACCTCGCCGCGCTGGTGGCGGCTGATCTCGACGGCTGCGAAGCGCTCGTGACTCACGGTGCCGCCGGCGACGTCCCCGCATCCATTCTGAAGGCATCGCGGCAGCGCACCGACGACGAGTGGGCGGCTGCGACCGAATCGTTGCAGGCACGCGGGTGGCTCGACGCCGACGGGGCGTTCACCGAGGCCGGACGACAAGCCCGCGCCGACATCGAGACGACGACCGATCGAATGGCTGCAGCGCCGTACGCGGCGATCGGCGACGCGCGGTGCGCCGAACTCCGAGACCTCGTCCGGCCCTGGAGCGCGGCCATGGCGTCGGTGTTCGGCCGCTGAGGTTCGTCGGCCGTCGACGGCTGGTGTGCTCGCTCTGAGTTCGGGGTCGCCGGCGACGCATCCGAGGCGTGTGAGCCGAACTGCGAATCGATGCCGCCAGTCGCGCAACCGATCGATCTAGCCTGGTGAACGTGGGCAACCGACTGATCGAGCGACGCCTCTCGAAGACCGGAACGCGACTCAAGTCGCTGCGCGCCGAACTCGAGGTGATCGACGAACAGATCCGGCACCTCGGCGACGACGCCGAAGACCAGGCGATCCGTGCGCTCGTGTCGGAAACGCCCGGCGCGGGCGCCGAAGCCCGCGACGCTCAGCGTCACGTCGACGCGATGCGCAAGCACCGTGAGCACGTGCTGACCGAGATCGGCGAGTTGCAGACTCGCCAAGACGAACTCCTCGATCAGCTCACGACGTCTCGCTGACCCGTCCCACGCTGCGTTCGACCCGAGGTCGGCGTACACGTATCGGCGCGGAGTGTCTCCGAACCCCAGGAGAGGCGCTATAACTCATGCCATGTCCCTGCGCGTCGTGATAGCCGAAGACGAAGCCATCATCCGGATGGATCTTCGCGAAACGCTCATCGAAGAGGGGTACGACGTCGTGGGTGAGACCGGGCGCGGCGACACGGTCGTCGACCTGGTCCGGGAGACCAAACCCGACCTGGCGATCCTCGACATCAAGATGCCGGGTGCCGACGGTCTCGAAGCCGCTCGAACGATCAACGCCGAACGCCTCTGCGGTGTGCTGATGCTCACCGCGTTCAGCCAGCGCGAGGTCGTCGAGGAAGCCCGTGACGCCGGGGCACTCGCCTTCCTGGTCAAGCCGTTCCAGAAGTCCGACCTCATTCCGGCGATCGAAGTCGCGATGGGTCGCTTCCGCGAACTGCGCGGTCTCGCCGGCGATGTCGACACGCTGGGCGAACAACTCGAATCGCGCAAGGTCATCGACCGCGCGAAAGGCGTCTTGATCGACGAACTCTCGATGACCGAAGGCGACGCGTTCGGGTTCATCCAGAAGACCGCGATGAGCGAGCGCAGCCGCATGAAAGACGTCGCCGACCGCATCCTCGACGGCTCGCTCCGCCCCGAAACCGACTGACCGAACATCAACCGAACGCAGCCGCTGGTCGTAACCCGGCTCGGCGGCCGCACCACGAACGGAGACAACGTGGGCACCCATCTTCTCGTCGACGGCAACTCGTTGACCTACCGGGCGTTCTTTGCGCTGCCGACCGACATGGCGACCGCGAGCGGTCAGGTCACCAACGCCGTGTTCGGCTTCACGTCGATGCTGGCGTACGTGCTGAACGAGCAACAACCCGAAGGCATCCTCGTCGCGTTCGACCGTCCCGAGCCGACGTTCCGGCACGAGGCCGAACCCGAG contains:
- the fabD gene encoding ACP S-malonyltransferase; translated protein: MLAFTFPGQGSQRPGMGRPWQEHESWELVDEASEVAGRDVGALLCDADADELKDTRNAQLTTFVSSLMVLDAVQRIGIDASFCAGHSLGEYTALTATGALGFDDGVRLVSARAAAMHDAGLARPGTMAAVLGLDDDQVGVACNLADADVWVANYNAPGQVVIAGSPEGVDAASAHAKELGAKRVMGLPVSGAFHTPFMTAARDRLRDAIAAAEPRDTDIPVVSNVDAAPHDRGSEWSSLLSAQLSSPVRWKHSLLALADAGVSDFAELGPGGVLTGMAKRTVDGCRTISVATPDDLDKLLDWVDAGSATPALPELDGEHLFAAERLVVSPAAGIFTPIADMGEGTSIDVGSIIGHVGDNEVRSPFAGVLQSFIAVDTERVTMRQPIAWLRTH
- a CDS encoding SCO6745 family protein; the protein is MAAAFDPTIGRKTWRSLEAYHGAIYFAPEAAEAYAAVGVDDRMTGYFASRSAAMGAVTADVVIATFYNFNHDLIRRSMADVWNVVTPTDLVAARFRAADAMIRRLVDAADLDSAEMRRAATIARRAAEAACEQPHGRPLFAANAGLDWPDEPHMVLWHAQTLLREFRGDGHLAALVAADLDGCEALVTHGAAGDVPASILKASRQRTDDEWAAATESLQARGWLDADGAFTEAGRQARADIETTTDRMAAAPYAAIGDARCAELRDLVRPWSAAMASVFGR
- a CDS encoding ANTAR domain-containing response regulator, giving the protein MSLRVVIAEDEAIIRMDLRETLIEEGYDVVGETGRGDTVVDLVRETKPDLAILDIKMPGADGLEAARTINAERLCGVLMLTAFSQREVVEEARDAGALAFLVKPFQKSDLIPAIEVAMGRFRELRGLAGDVDTLGEQLESRKVIDRAKGVLIDELSMTEGDAFGFIQKTAMSERSRMKDVADRILDGSLRPETD